In the Acidobacteriota bacterium genome, one interval contains:
- the rtcA gene encoding RNA 3'-terminal phosphate cyclase, with the protein MITIDGSFGEGGGQILRTSLALSLVTGKAFRIEKIRAGRRTPGLLRQHLTSVNASAQVGHAQTTGVSIGSTQLTFTPGKTTPGEYHFAIGTAGSTTLVLQTVLPALMIADGQSRLTLEGGTHNPFAPPFDFLKKAFLPLLKRMGAKVEAKLIHYGFYPAGGGKLEVTIHGNSNLAQLDLPERGDIKRRLANVVLCHLPRNIADRELNIVQKKLSWPKKWHQVETPTNSVAAGNFVSLEIECEQVTEVFTGFGERTVAAEAVADQAALAARRYLASEAAVGEYLADQLLLPMALAGGGSFLTLPPSRHTTTNIEIIRSFLDIPITSEQLNNRVWRIQVGQA; encoded by the coding sequence ATGATTACGATTGACGGTTCATTCGGAGAAGGCGGCGGCCAGATTTTGCGCACTTCGCTGGCGTTATCGTTAGTCACGGGCAAAGCCTTTCGCATCGAAAAGATTCGCGCGGGACGGCGAACGCCCGGCTTGTTGCGACAGCATCTGACTTCGGTCAATGCGTCGGCGCAAGTTGGCCACGCGCAAACCACCGGAGTTTCCATCGGCTCGACCCAACTGACCTTTACGCCAGGCAAAACCACGCCGGGCGAATATCATTTCGCCATTGGCACGGCGGGCAGCACGACACTGGTGCTGCAAACCGTCTTGCCTGCATTGATGATTGCCGACGGCCAAAGCCGTTTGACGCTGGAAGGCGGTACTCACAATCCATTTGCTCCGCCATTCGATTTTCTGAAAAAAGCCTTTTTGCCGCTGCTCAAACGAATGGGCGCAAAAGTCGAAGCCAAACTGATCCATTACGGTTTTTATCCTGCGGGTGGCGGCAAGCTGGAAGTCACGATTCACGGCAACAGCAACCTGGCGCAACTGGATTTGCCGGAGCGCGGCGACATCAAACGGCGGTTGGCGAACGTCGTGCTTTGCCATTTGCCGCGCAACATTGCCGACCGTGAATTGAACATCGTCCAGAAAAAACTTTCGTGGCCGAAAAAATGGCATCAAGTCGAAACGCCTACCAATTCCGTTGCAGCAGGCAATTTCGTCTCGCTGGAAATTGAATGCGAACAAGTAACGGAAGTTTTCACGGGTTTTGGCGAACGCACGGTCGCAGCCGAAGCCGTCGCTGATCAAGCCGCGCTGGCGGCGCGGCGTTATCTGGCCAGCGAAGCTGCAGTGGGCGAATACCTGGCGGATCAGTTGCTACTGCCAATGGCGCTGGCGGGCGGAGGTTCATTTTTGACATTGCCGCCTTCGCGCCACACAACGACCAACATCGAAATCATCAGGTCTTTCCTCGACATTCCGATCACAAGCGAGCAGTTGAACAATCGCGTCTGGCGAATCCAGGTCGGGCAAGCCTGA
- a CDS encoding glycosyltransferase — protein sequence MKERKIKILHVIDSLGVGGMERVLMDVANGLDLAGFQQTVCCLSRLGEMADQLRDEVRCIDLGKGDTADRFMPLKLARVIHRERPDIVHSQSWSGVDTALATMLTPGVKLIHSEHGRNYPHWQRQPLLRRMARRGVYHLADAVVAISGEVRDFYCGQTGFPTERVQVISNGIDVRRMDEADARGVREELGIAPDDFVFGTVARLDLTKDTITLARAFAAIALPQRYSKLKLLVVGDGEERARLEEFVRRMNLDCMVIFAGMRRDVPRLLRAMDVFALSSVSEGMPLTVLEAMAARLPVVATNVGALPELVEEGRTGFLVPIRHAAAMSDKLESFQVNRQLAKTFGEAARRKVEREFSLERMLQNYAKLYESLWSATSSA from the coding sequence ATGAAGGAACGAAAAATCAAAATTCTGCACGTGATTGATTCGCTCGGCGTCGGCGGAATGGAACGCGTATTGATGGATGTCGCCAATGGATTGGACTTGGCCGGATTTCAGCAGACCGTTTGCTGCCTTTCCCGCCTTGGCGAGATGGCGGATCAACTGCGGGACGAAGTGCGCTGCATTGATTTGGGCAAAGGCGACACGGCGGATCGGTTCATGCCGCTGAAACTGGCGCGCGTGATTCACCGCGAACGCCCGGACATCGTTCATTCGCAAAGCTGGTCGGGCGTGGACACGGCGTTGGCTACAATGCTGACGCCGGGCGTCAAATTGATTCACAGTGAACACGGACGAAATTACCCTCACTGGCAAAGGCAACCGCTGCTTCGCCGAATGGCTCGACGCGGCGTGTATCATTTGGCCGATGCCGTAGTTGCAATCTCTGGCGAAGTGCGCGACTTTTACTGCGGCCAGACGGGCTTCCCAACCGAACGCGTACAAGTCATCTCGAACGGAATTGACGTGCGACGAATGGATGAAGCGGACGCGCGCGGCGTTCGCGAAGAACTCGGCATTGCGCCGGATGATTTTGTCTTTGGCACGGTCGCGCGGTTGGATTTGACGAAAGACACCATCACGCTGGCGCGAGCGTTTGCCGCGATTGCGTTGCCGCAGCGATATTCAAAACTCAAACTTCTGGTCGTAGGCGACGGCGAAGAGCGCGCGAGGCTGGAAGAATTTGTTCGCCGTATGAATTTGGATTGCATGGTGATTTTTGCAGGAATGCGGCGCGACGTGCCGCGATTACTTCGCGCGATGGATGTGTTTGCGCTGTCTTCGGTATCGGAAGGCATGCCGCTGACGGTGCTCGAAGCAATGGCAGCGCGATTGCCGGTCGTAGCCACGAACGTCGGCGCGTTGCCCGAACTGGTCGAAGAAGGCAGAACAGGCTTTCTGGTTCCCATTCGGCACGCGGCAGCAATGTCCGACAAACTGGAATCGTTTCAGGTCAATCGGCAACTGGCGAAAACTTTCGGCGAAGCCGCGCGCCGCAAAGTCGAGCGTGAATTTTCGCTCGAACGAATGCTGCAAAATTACGCGAAACTATACGAGTCCCTTTGGAGTGCTACATCTTCGGCGTAG
- a CDS encoding glycosyltransferase, translating to MPIQPAVSVIVPAYNSAPFLADTLHSALAQTYKNFELIVINDGSTDNTEEVIANFLDQIVYLSQPNRGVMAARNAGLKVARGRYIALLDSDDLLLPNFLEVLVGMLESDPDLSVAYPNARYFGWPKHDGKLHQDVFPVAEPVTFDRVLRRECYIFGLLVFRREIVEAIGGYDETLEGQGAEDFELWLRMLRRGYRFQFTREVLALYRWRQDSLSNTGVKILSCVVSVYEKLLRGELTDGQRDWIETRMPEWRAQLSYARFKDALAKHHFSEAQKHLADARQFYHQPKLSFLDVALKFAPQLLAWAAKR from the coding sequence ATGCCGATTCAACCTGCGGTTAGCGTCATCGTTCCGGCTTATAACTCCGCGCCTTTTTTGGCGGATACGCTCCATTCGGCGTTGGCGCAAACGTACAAGAACTTTGAACTCATCGTCATCAACGACGGTTCGACCGACAATACCGAAGAAGTGATTGCCAACTTTCTGGATCAAATCGTGTACCTGTCACAACCGAATCGTGGTGTGATGGCTGCGCGCAACGCCGGACTGAAAGTCGCGCGCGGGCGTTACATCGCCTTGCTGGACAGCGATGATTTGCTGTTGCCGAACTTTCTGGAAGTGTTGGTCGGAATGCTGGAAAGCGACCCAGATTTAAGCGTAGCGTATCCGAACGCGCGTTATTTCGGTTGGCCCAAACACGACGGCAAGCTGCATCAGGACGTGTTCCCTGTCGCTGAACCGGTAACGTTTGATCGTGTGCTGCGGCGCGAATGTTACATTTTCGGGTTGCTGGTATTTCGCCGGGAAATCGTTGAAGCCATTGGCGGATACGACGAAACCCTGGAAGGTCAGGGCGCGGAAGATTTCGAGTTATGGTTGCGGATGTTACGGCGCGGGTACCGGTTCCAATTCACGCGCGAGGTGTTGGCGCTGTATCGCTGGCGGCAGGATTCGCTGTCGAACACTGGCGTCAAAATTCTGAGTTGCGTGGTTTCGGTGTATGAAAAGCTGCTGCGCGGGGAATTGACCGACGGTCAGCGGGACTGGATCGAAACGCGTATGCCGGAATGGCGCGCCCAGTTGAGTTACGCGCGTTTCAAAGACGCCCTGGCAAAACACCATTTTTCGGAGGCTCAAAAACACCTGGCCGATGCACGACAGTTTTATCATCAGCCCAAACTTTCCTTTCTCGATGTCGCATTGAAATTTGCGCCGCAACTGCTGGCCTGGGCGGCGAAGCGATGA
- a CDS encoding FixH family protein → MKARILATCISIFTLMLMAACSKPNSSGTETIIKSAKAGEMTVTLSNASGNLKHGENDLMITFTDASGQPVDVGAASLTFHMAAMGSMAEMNDKAALTTTETPGKYRVQGNIPMAGTWEAQIKYQGAHGTGQTSMIVQAK, encoded by the coding sequence ATGAAAGCTCGAATTTTAGCTACCTGCATTTCGATTTTTACTCTGATGTTGATGGCCGCCTGCTCGAAACCGAATTCATCCGGCACAGAAACGATCATCAAATCCGCCAAGGCCGGCGAGATGACCGTCACGCTTTCCAATGCGAGCGGTAATCTGAAACACGGAGAAAATGATTTGATGATTACCTTCACCGATGCCTCCGGTCAGCCGGTGGATGTCGGCGCAGCATCGCTGACCTTTCACATGGCTGCGATGGGAAGCATGGCGGAAATGAATGACAAAGCAGCGCTGACCACAACCGAAACTCCCGGCAAATACCGCGTGCAAGGCAACATTCCAATGGCTGGAACCTGGGAAGCGCAAATCAAATATCAAGGCGCACACGGCACAGGACAAACCAGCATGATCGTGCAGGCAAAATGA
- a CDS encoding efflux RND transporter permease subunit, with amino-acid sequence MINRIIEFSLRNRVIILAVYLLLAGWGYWALIHTPIDAIPDLSDNQVIVFTDWTGRSPQEVEDQVTYPLSTNLQGLPGVRSVRGQSAFGFSMLNVIFEDSIDLYWARTRVLERLNLVSKQLPEGVTPTLGPDASGVGQIFWYTVEGQGQSLRDLRTLQDWFIRYQLNSVPGVAEVASVGGQVQQYQIDVDPNRLRAYAIPFSVLVEAVQGSNTNVGGNVVEQNGQWAMVRGVGLIESVADVENVVIGSSGGTPIYIRNVAKVQIGDAFRVGALDRDGHEAVGGVVIARYGVNTLEVIEAVKQKIESLKTGLPPGVRISPFYDRTELIHRAIETLKRALIEEIILVTLMHIIFLFHFRSILIVTIPLPLAVLVSFLFMKSFGISSNLMSLSGIAIAIGVLVDAGIVVTENAFRWMEKHGVNPRDRLRVWTGVLESTKLVGRPIFFSMAIIILAFVPVFALTGREGKLFHPLAFTKTFAMIGATIIAVTLVPVLCSFLLGGKFHSEGDNRLMRVLHFFYRPILRLALEQKAITLLVALTLFGGALYLATKIGSEFMPELNEGDVMFMPITDPSISIDEALRVMRMQDETIKSFPEVAWVAGKAGRAETSTDPAPVNMNETIVHLKPPSEWRAGMTREKLVAEMDEKLSMPGVQNIWTQPIINRIEMLSTGIRTEVGLKIFGSDLKELERLSREAAETLSTVRGAGNVSPEPLTGQPYIDININRQAAARYGIEIAAIQRVIDAGIGETNLTVTIEGRRRFPVRVRYAPEFRRNQQALGQLIVPAPNGAQIPLAQLANIRSINGASMIPSENGLLRGTVLMNVRGSDVGSFVEDAKRTLIERVKLPPGYYYEWSGQYENQLRARQRLQLVVPVVLLVIFVLLYFTYHSFLEALHVLLAVPFALTGGVYLLYALGYNFSVAVWVGFIALFGTAVQTGMVMVIYLNEAVERKTHELGGHLTRASLKQAVMEGAVLRLRPKVMTVSTVVAGLLPIMWSTSSGAEVMKPLATPVLGGMVSSLLHVLVVTPVIFSWLHERGLKKSEERVRHEEKQFV; translated from the coding sequence ATGATCAACCGCATCATCGAATTTTCGCTGCGGAATCGCGTCATCATTCTGGCCGTGTATTTGTTGCTGGCGGGATGGGGGTATTGGGCGCTCATTCATACGCCGATTGACGCCATCCCGGACCTTTCCGACAACCAGGTCATCGTTTTCACCGATTGGACGGGGCGCAGCCCGCAGGAAGTCGAAGACCAGGTTACTTATCCGCTTTCCACCAATTTGCAGGGATTGCCCGGCGTGCGTTCCGTGCGAGGGCAATCGGCATTCGGGTTTTCGATGCTCAACGTGATTTTCGAAGACTCGATTGATTTGTACTGGGCGCGGACTCGCGTGCTGGAACGGTTGAATCTGGTTTCCAAACAACTGCCCGAAGGCGTGACGCCGACGCTGGGCCCGGACGCTTCCGGCGTAGGCCAAATTTTCTGGTACACGGTTGAAGGGCAGGGGCAGAGCCTGCGCGACCTGCGAACGCTGCAAGACTGGTTCATTCGCTACCAGCTCAATTCAGTGCCCGGCGTAGCGGAAGTCGCTTCCGTCGGCGGTCAGGTGCAGCAGTACCAGATTGATGTTGATCCCAACCGGCTGCGCGCGTATGCGATTCCATTCTCGGTGTTGGTCGAAGCCGTGCAGGGCAGCAATACCAACGTTGGCGGAAACGTCGTCGAACAAAACGGGCAGTGGGCCATGGTGCGCGGCGTAGGGCTGATCGAATCGGTCGCCGATGTGGAAAATGTCGTCATTGGTTCATCGGGCGGCACGCCGATTTACATTCGCAACGTAGCGAAGGTGCAAATCGGTGATGCGTTCCGCGTGGGCGCACTTGATCGCGATGGACACGAAGCCGTCGGCGGCGTGGTCATCGCGCGGTACGGCGTCAACACGCTGGAAGTCATCGAAGCCGTCAAACAAAAGATCGAATCGCTGAAAACCGGATTGCCGCCGGGCGTGCGCATCTCGCCATTTTACGACCGCACAGAGTTGATTCATCGCGCCATCGAAACGCTCAAACGGGCGTTGATCGAAGAAATCATTCTGGTGACGCTGATGCACATCATCTTTCTGTTCCACTTCCGCTCGATTCTGATCGTCACCATCCCGCTGCCGCTTGCTGTTTTGGTGTCGTTTCTGTTTATGAAAAGTTTCGGCATCAGTTCCAACCTGATGTCGCTGTCGGGAATCGCCATCGCCATCGGCGTGTTGGTGGATGCGGGAATTGTCGTCACCGAAAATGCGTTTCGCTGGATGGAAAAACATGGCGTGAATCCGCGCGACCGATTGCGCGTGTGGACAGGCGTGCTGGAATCCACCAAATTGGTTGGACGCCCGATTTTCTTTTCAATGGCGATCATCATTCTGGCGTTTGTGCCGGTGTTCGCGCTCACAGGGCGCGAAGGCAAGCTGTTTCACCCGCTCGCATTCACCAAAACCTTCGCCATGATCGGCGCGACGATTATCGCCGTCACGCTGGTTCCGGTGCTGTGCAGTTTTCTGCTTGGCGGCAAGTTTCATTCGGAAGGCGACAACCGGTTGATGCGCGTGTTGCATTTCTTTTACCGTCCAATTTTGCGGTTGGCGTTGGAACAAAAAGCCATCACGCTGTTGGTCGCATTGACGCTGTTCGGCGGCGCGCTTTATCTGGCTACCAAAATTGGCAGCGAGTTCATGCCGGAACTCAATGAAGGCGACGTGATGTTCATGCCGATCACAGACCCTTCGATTTCGATTGACGAAGCCCTGCGCGTGATGCGCATGCAGGACGAAACCATCAAATCTTTTCCCGAAGTCGCATGGGTGGCGGGCAAAGCGGGCCGCGCGGAAACTTCGACCGATCCCGCGCCGGTCAACATGAACGAAACGATTGTCCATCTGAAACCGCCAAGCGAATGGCGCGCAGGGATGACGCGCGAAAAATTGGTCGCCGAAATGGACGAAAAACTTTCGATGCCCGGCGTGCAGAACATCTGGACGCAACCGATCATCAATCGCATCGAAATGCTTTCCACAGGCATCCGCACCGAAGTCGGTTTGAAAATTTTCGGCAGCGATTTGAAGGAACTCGAACGATTGTCGCGCGAAGCCGCCGAAACGCTCAGCACTGTTCGTGGCGCAGGTAATGTCTCGCCGGAACCCCTGACGGGGCAGCCGTACATTGATATCAACATCAATCGCCAGGCCGCCGCGCGATACGGCATCGAAATCGCCGCCATCCAGCGCGTGATAGACGCAGGCATTGGCGAAACCAACCTGACTGTGACCATCGAAGGCCGCCGCCGTTTTCCCGTTCGCGTGCGGTATGCTCCGGAATTCCGCCGCAATCAGCAGGCGTTGGGGCAATTGATCGTTCCTGCGCCCAACGGCGCGCAGATTCCCCTGGCGCAACTTGCCAACATACGTTCAATCAACGGCGCTTCGATGATTCCCAGCGAAAACGGACTGTTGCGCGGGACGGTGTTGATGAACGTGCGTGGGAGCGACGTGGGCAGTTTTGTCGAAGACGCCAAGCGCACGTTGATCGAACGCGTCAAACTTCCGCCGGGCTATTACTACGAATGGAGTGGGCAATATGAAAACCAGCTTCGCGCGCGGCAACGATTGCAACTGGTCGTGCCGGTCGTATTGCTGGTTATCTTTGTGCTGCTGTATTTCACCTACCATTCATTTCTCGAAGCCCTGCACGTGTTGCTGGCGGTGCCGTTTGCGCTGACCGGCGGCGTGTATTTGCTGTACGCGCTCGGCTACAACTTTTCGGTTGCCGTTTGGGTGGGCTTCATCGCGCTGTTCGGCACTGCCGTGCAAACCGGCATGGTGATGGTCATTTACCTGAACGAAGCCGTTGAACGCAAAACACATGAGCTTGGCGGACATTTGACGCGCGCATCGTTGAAGCAAGCTGTGATGGAAGGTGCGGTGTTGCGCTTGCGTCCGAAAGTCATGACCGTCAGCACGGTCGTTGCCGGGTTGTTGCCGATTATGTGGAGCACAAGTTCCGGCGCTGAAGTGATGAAGCCGCTGGCCACGCCAGTATTGGGCGGAATGGTGTCGTCGCTGTTGCACGTGCTGGTTGTCACACCTGTGATTTTTTCCTGGTTGCACGAACGTGGATTGAAGAAGAGCGAAGAGAGAGTTCGTCATGAAGAAAAGCAATTTGTGTAA
- a CDS encoding TolC family protein, translating into MAFCNFGKSETCRTSGGRAAIVALQNSLTYLLLALMMVTFCGSGVSQTNTDGLVKLALERNGELRAARQMIVEARGRLRQAGLKANPMLETSGTRAANTPDNNLMLGLQLPLELKGRRQARVDVAAKEIELREAEVKDFERKLVADVRMKVSVAFAAQRNLRLTDDLLKLTRDLLRLVNARVQEGKSAPLEASLLAVELSRIEATRIGAESQVEVALLDVKKTIGVNPDEPLQLSGDFVTERTLPARGELIALALKYRPDLAAARAAETFAAAQLEQARIEGRVDASIFASYGRMSSGYDVRGFNEAGALVPVTGVFHNLTFGVRVQLPTRNKNQGNIEAAAAALEAARLRREFAETVARNEVATAQLRFERAGNAVAVYRESVLKQGQKNLDVIRMAYEFGQRTVLDYLSEQRRFVELETGFTALLKECYDALIETERAVALPYTDLNRK; encoded by the coding sequence ATGGCTTTCTGCAATTTCGGCAAGTCAGAGACTTGCCGCACATCGGGCGGCAGAGCCGCAATCGTTGCTTTACAAAATTCTCTGACTTATTTGCTGCTTGCGTTGATGATGGTGACTTTCTGTGGTTCAGGGGTTTCGCAAACCAACACCGACGGCCTGGTCAAACTGGCGCTGGAACGCAACGGCGAGTTGCGGGCTGCGCGGCAAATGATTGTCGAAGCCCGTGGCCGATTGCGCCAGGCCGGATTGAAAGCCAATCCGATGTTGGAAACCAGCGGTACGCGTGCTGCTAATACGCCGGACAATAATTTAATGCTGGGGCTGCAATTGCCGCTGGAATTGAAAGGTCGCCGTCAGGCGCGCGTGGATGTCGCCGCCAAAGAAATCGAGTTGCGCGAAGCTGAGGTCAAGGATTTCGAGCGCAAGCTTGTCGCCGACGTGCGCATGAAAGTTTCCGTGGCGTTTGCGGCCCAAAGGAATTTGCGGTTGACGGATGATTTGCTGAAGCTGACGCGCGATCTGCTGCGGTTGGTCAACGCGCGAGTTCAGGAAGGAAAGAGCGCACCGCTTGAAGCCAGTCTGCTGGCGGTCGAATTGAGCCGGATCGAAGCCACGCGAATCGGCGCGGAAAGCCAGGTGGAAGTCGCCTTGCTTGATGTCAAGAAAACCATCGGAGTGAACCCGGATGAGCCGTTGCAATTAAGCGGCGATTTTGTGACTGAACGAACATTGCCCGCGCGCGGCGAATTGATTGCTCTGGCTTTGAAATACCGTCCGGATTTGGCTGCGGCGCGCGCCGCCGAAACCTTTGCCGCCGCACAACTGGAACAGGCGCGCATCGAAGGCCGCGTTGACGCCAGCATTTTCGCCAGTTACGGGCGAATGAGTTCGGGTTACGACGTGCGTGGATTCAACGAAGCGGGCGCACTGGTTCCCGTAACCGGCGTGTTCCATAACCTGACTTTCGGCGTTCGTGTGCAGCTTCCGACCAGAAACAAAAATCAGGGCAACATCGAAGCTGCGGCTGCGGCATTGGAAGCGGCACGATTGCGCCGCGAATTCGCCGAAACGGTCGCCCGCAACGAAGTCGCAACGGCCCAGTTGCGGTTTGAACGCGCTGGAAACGCGGTCGCGGTTTACCGCGAAAGCGTGCTGAAACAGGGGCAAAAAAATCTGGACGTAATCCGCATGGCGTATGAATTCGGACAAAGAACAGTGCTGGATTACCTTTCGGAACAGCGCCGGTTCGTCGAACTCGAAACCGGTTTCACCGCCTTGCTCAAAGAATGCTACGACGCGCTGATCGAAACCGAACGCGCGGTCGCTTTGCCGTACACGGATTTGAACAGGAAATGA
- a CDS encoding efflux RND transporter periplasmic adaptor subunit, with protein MENQTTNRSSAVKFRRRGIIAIVAILVVAIAVTAAIFLMRDGRRNSLAGRPVPEPSGEFAGNSSGATVAPQPGDMLIELPLDKLANAHLKIETVASSPNAPATSDALRTTGTVEPNIYKQVPVLPITGGIVRDVSAQLGDKVTRGQKLAVIFSTELSEAQAGYLKMQAEIERHHHHYRRMEKLVEIGAASREEFEQATAEYKTEQANLSAMRQRLVLLGMSPKQIEDMGKSDQISSLIVIEAPSTGTVLSRTVNVGEVLMAGKELFRIADLSSIWVIGQVYEKDFAVVRIGSPAIITTQAYPGRTFKGRVSYIDPRVEPQTRTAQVRVEVVNPGDMLRLGMFVDVNFGGTPPVNSQSAVSVPRSALQFIGDNQVVYIAGDKPGAFVQRKVMAGAETDGVTQIVSGLNSGEQVVTEGSFLLRAESLKRDPSQLNSTSAATQTSAKITGESEAPHAGDPKIQTVSIVLSEKGYDPPSIQLRRDVPARLIFTRTAEATCGTEVELPELGIRRQLPLNQPVAIDFTPQKSGEITFACGMNMLKGKLIVR; from the coding sequence ATGGAAAATCAAACTACAAATCGTTCCTCTGCCGTGAAGTTTCGTCGCCGGGGAATCATCGCAATAGTCGCAATCCTGGTTGTGGCGATTGCCGTAACCGCCGCGATCTTTCTGATGCGTGATGGAAGGCGGAATTCGTTGGCGGGGCGGCCTGTTCCCGAACCTTCAGGCGAATTCGCCGGGAATTCATCGGGGGCGACCGTCGCCCCACAACCGGGGGATATGCTCATCGAATTGCCTTTGGACAAACTGGCCAATGCGCACCTCAAAATCGAAACCGTCGCATCGTCGCCAAACGCTCCCGCGACCAGCGACGCCTTGCGCACGACCGGCACGGTCGAACCGAACATCTACAAACAGGTTCCCGTGTTGCCGATCACGGGCGGCATTGTGCGCGATGTCAGCGCACAGCTTGGCGATAAGGTTACGCGCGGACAAAAGCTGGCTGTGATTTTCAGCACGGAACTATCCGAAGCGCAGGCCGGTTATTTGAAAATGCAGGCAGAAATCGAACGGCATCATCATCATTACCGGCGAATGGAAAAGCTGGTGGAAATCGGCGCGGCCAGCCGCGAAGAGTTTGAACAGGCAACCGCCGAATATAAAACGGAGCAGGCCAACCTTTCTGCAATGCGGCAGCGGTTGGTATTGCTGGGAATGTCTCCCAAACAAATTGAAGACATGGGCAAAAGTGACCAGATCTCGTCGCTGATTGTCATCGAAGCGCCATCAACCGGCACTGTGCTTAGCCGAACGGTTAATGTCGGCGAAGTGTTGATGGCGGGCAAAGAACTGTTCCGCATTGCCGATCTGTCCAGCATTTGGGTGATCGGGCAGGTTTACGAAAAAGATTTTGCCGTCGTCAGAATCGGTTCGCCCGCGATCATCACCACACAGGCTTACCCGGGCAGGACTTTCAAAGGGCGCGTTTCGTACATTGACCCCCGCGTCGAACCGCAAACCCGCACGGCGCAGGTGCGCGTGGAAGTGGTCAATCCGGGGGACATGTTGCGGCTGGGAATGTTTGTGGATGTGAATTTTGGTGGAACCCCGCCCGTCAATTCACAATCCGCTGTCAGCGTGCCGCGATCCGCGTTGCAATTCATCGGCGACAACCAGGTGGTGTACATCGCGGGTGACAAACCCGGCGCATTCGTGCAACGCAAAGTCATGGCGGGCGCGGAAACCGATGGTGTAACGCAAATTGTCAGCGGGTTAAATTCGGGCGAACAGGTCGTAACCGAAGGAAGTTTTCTGCTGCGCGCCGAAAGTCTCAAACGCGATCCTTCACAGCTCAACTCGACCAGCGCGGCGACGCAAACCAGCGCGAAAATTACCGGCGAATCAGAGGCGCCCCACGCGGGCGATCCCAAGATTCAAACTGTCAGCATTGTGTTGAGTGAAAAAGGTTATGATCCGCCCAGCATCCAATTGCGCCGTGACGTTCCCGCGAGACTGATTTTTACGCGTACAGCAGAGGCTACTTGCGGCACCGAAGTCGAACTGCCCGAATTGGGCATCCGCCGCCAATTGCCGCTGAATCAACCCGTCGCCATTGACTTCACGCCGCAGAAATCCGGCGAAATCACGTTCGCCTGTGGCATGAACATGCTGAAAGGCAAATTGATCGTTCGATGA